From a region of the Mycobacterium sp. SMC-8 genome:
- a CDS encoding thioesterase family protein, with protein MTDFSLAIAPRYAEIDQQGVVFNGHYLTWFDEACTGLLDSLGIGYPALNADGYDFQVVHAEIDFAAPVRWRDEVRVEARCTRVGTASFSIGFTVLARSGTDAERVAVRGHNVYVLVSTTDWAKRTIPDRLRSALDVSAASDR; from the coding sequence GTGACGGACTTCTCGCTGGCCATCGCGCCGCGCTACGCGGAGATCGACCAGCAGGGCGTGGTGTTCAACGGCCATTACCTGACGTGGTTCGACGAGGCGTGCACCGGGCTGCTCGACTCGCTCGGCATCGGCTATCCCGCGTTGAACGCCGACGGGTACGACTTCCAGGTGGTGCACGCCGAGATCGACTTCGCGGCGCCGGTGCGCTGGCGAGACGAGGTGCGGGTCGAGGCACGCTGCACCCGGGTGGGCACGGCGAGCTTCAGCATCGGCTTCACCGTGCTGGCCCGCTCGGGCACCGACGCGGAGCGGGTCGCGGTGCGGGGACACAACGTCTATGTGCTGGTGTCCACGACGGATTGGGCCAAGCGGACGATCCCCGACAGGCTGCGGTCGGCGCTGGATGTGAGCGCGGCGAGTGACCGGTAG
- a CDS encoding threonine/serine dehydratase yields the protein MKLVTIDDVRAAADRVRSHVVRTPLLAARWGDPDRPLWIKPENLQPIGAFKVRGAFNAVAALTSAGEGAVTDVVAYSSGNHAQAVAYAAAAFGLRAHIVMPEETPTVKVQSTRDLGARVVLCAAGQREAVAEQVRSDTGGAMIPPFDHPDVIAGQGTIGLEIAEDLPSVRTVLVPVSGGGLASGIGTAIRALCPDAAVFGVEPELAADTTEALRLGHRVNWSIEDRNRTIADGLRSQPSELTFAHLQQVLDGMLTVSEDEIRAAVREYAYRAHLVSEPSGAVPLAAYRQGMTPPGPTVLILSGGNIDARMLAQILGG from the coding sequence ATGAAGCTGGTGACGATCGACGATGTCCGGGCGGCGGCTGACCGGGTCCGATCGCATGTGGTGCGTACGCCACTGCTCGCCGCCCGCTGGGGCGACCCGGACCGGCCGCTGTGGATCAAGCCGGAGAACTTGCAGCCCATCGGCGCGTTCAAGGTCCGTGGCGCCTTCAATGCCGTGGCGGCGTTGACGTCGGCCGGCGAAGGCGCCGTCACCGATGTCGTCGCCTATTCCAGCGGCAACCACGCGCAGGCCGTCGCGTACGCCGCGGCGGCGTTCGGGTTGCGGGCCCACATCGTGATGCCGGAGGAGACGCCGACGGTCAAGGTGCAGTCCACCCGTGATCTCGGCGCGCGGGTGGTGTTGTGCGCGGCAGGGCAACGCGAGGCGGTCGCCGAGCAGGTGCGCAGCGACACCGGCGGGGCGATGATCCCGCCGTTCGACCACCCGGATGTGATCGCCGGACAGGGCACGATCGGCCTGGAGATCGCCGAGGACCTGCCGTCGGTGCGCACCGTGCTCGTCCCCGTCAGTGGCGGGGGACTGGCTTCGGGCATCGGCACCGCGATCCGTGCGCTGTGCCCGGACGCCGCGGTCTTCGGGGTCGAGCCCGAGCTCGCCGCCGACACCACCGAGGCATTGCGCCTCGGCCACCGGGTCAACTGGTCGATCGAAGACCGTAACCGCACGATCGCCGACGGGCTGCGGTCGCAGCCCTCGGAGCTGACCTTTGCCCATCTGCAGCAGGTTCTCGACGGGATGCTGACGGTGTCCGAGGACGAGATCCGCGCGGCGGTGCGCGAGTACGCGTACCGCGCGCACCTGGTCAGCGAGCCGAGCGGTGCGGTGCCCCTGGCGGCCTACCGGCAGGGCATGACACCGCCGGGGCCGACCGTGTTGATCCTGTCCGGGGGCAACATCGACGCGCGCATGCTCGCGCAGATTCTCGGCGGGTAG
- a CDS encoding Pr6Pr family membrane protein has protein sequence MSLPVAPTHPSLVRTVLRLAIVGCVAAALLLVELTSTRGVGWRLITFTYQANLLAAGYYLWTLCSPRADSRIGLRGAVVLYVVMAGVIWNLLLTEHSMGYTPANFLLHVAVPVLVLGDWLLVGRGAIPMAWWQPVAWLTYPAAYLALALLVLNDAGRRPPYYFLDPDSVGTATVAMNVAALSACVLALGYTLLALNRAASEARA, from the coding sequence ATGAGCCTCCCCGTCGCCCCCACGCACCCGTCGCTCGTGCGCACCGTTCTCAGGCTGGCGATCGTCGGCTGTGTCGCGGCCGCGCTGCTGCTGGTGGAACTGACCTCCACCCGGGGAGTGGGATGGCGGCTGATCACATTCACCTACCAGGCCAATCTGCTGGCCGCCGGATACTACCTGTGGACTCTGTGCTCACCGCGGGCCGACAGTCGGATCGGGCTGCGGGGCGCGGTGGTGCTGTATGTCGTCATGGCCGGGGTGATCTGGAACCTCCTGTTGACCGAGCACAGCATGGGGTACACGCCGGCGAACTTCCTCCTGCACGTCGCGGTCCCGGTGCTGGTGCTCGGTGACTGGCTGCTCGTCGGTCGCGGCGCGATCCCGATGGCGTGGTGGCAGCCGGTGGCGTGGCTGACGTATCCGGCGGCATATCTCGCGCTGGCCCTGCTGGTGCTCAACGATGCCGGCCGGCGCCCGCCCTATTACTTCCTCGATCCGGACAGCGTGGGCACCGCCACGGTGGCGATGAACGTCGCCGCGCTGTCGGCGTGCGTGCTCGCACTGGGATACACGCTGCTGGCGCTCAACCGCGCGGCGTCCGAGGCCCGGGCCTGA
- a CDS encoding L,D-transpeptidase: MVSALGCAALLTGGSLLGPLPAGNAGSTAGTPVAGVTPAPGQTVGVAHPVTVRFAGEVPNRSAAERSVAVVPAGSPVPASGSFTWLDDRVLEWTPTDFFPAHTPISVTVGGFTTSFQTGSSVVSVADIGDYSFTVSIDGEVARRMPASMGKSKFPTPTGRFTALEKQRNVTFDSRTIGIPLDDPEGYLIKGEYGVRVTWGGVYVHSAPWSVGSQGYANVSHGCINLSPDNAAWYFDTVRVGDPIIVQA; the protein is encoded by the coding sequence ATGGTGAGCGCGCTCGGGTGCGCTGCGCTGCTCACGGGCGGCTCGCTGCTCGGGCCGCTTCCCGCGGGCAATGCCGGGTCAACCGCCGGAACGCCGGTCGCCGGGGTGACCCCCGCGCCTGGCCAGACCGTCGGCGTCGCGCATCCGGTCACCGTCAGGTTCGCCGGGGAGGTGCCGAACAGGTCGGCCGCGGAACGGTCTGTGGCCGTGGTCCCGGCCGGGTCGCCGGTCCCGGCGTCCGGATCCTTCACCTGGCTCGACGACCGAGTCTTGGAGTGGACACCCACCGACTTCTTCCCCGCCCATACGCCGATCTCGGTCACGGTGGGCGGCTTCACGACGAGCTTCCAGACCGGATCGTCGGTCGTCAGCGTGGCCGACATCGGCGACTACTCGTTCACGGTCAGCATCGACGGTGAGGTGGCGCGCCGGATGCCGGCATCGATGGGCAAATCGAAGTTCCCGACGCCCACCGGCCGGTTCACCGCGCTGGAGAAGCAGCGCAACGTCACCTTCGACTCCCGCACGATCGGCATCCCTCTCGACGATCCCGAGGGCTACCTGATCAAGGGGGAGTACGGCGTCCGGGTGACCTGGGGTGGCGTGTACGTCCACTCCGCACCGTGGTCGGTCGGATCCCAGGGCTATGCGAACGTCAGCCACGGCTGCATCAACCTCAGCCCCGACAACGCCGCGTGGTATTTCGACACCGTCCGGGTCGGCGACCCGATCATCGTGCAGGCCTGA
- a CDS encoding lipoprotein LpqH, producing the protein MGTRHFMATVVGGVAVLGVAGCATPEPALGGTTATVTIDGNDTGGAQAVQCRQTGWSWYIETPGEENGFTAVLSTDGDLTAESVEFRGVGGFSGTFWSDNIGQAEVSGNNGRYTITGKADGAFDDKPSDAVTADFRIQTNC; encoded by the coding sequence ATGGGGACTCGACACTTCATGGCGACCGTCGTCGGCGGCGTCGCGGTACTCGGCGTGGCCGGCTGCGCGACACCCGAGCCGGCCCTGGGCGGTACCACGGCGACCGTGACGATCGACGGCAACGACACCGGCGGCGCGCAGGCCGTGCAATGCCGGCAGACCGGATGGTCGTGGTACATCGAGACCCCGGGGGAAGAGAACGGCTTCACCGCGGTGCTGTCGACCGACGGCGATCTCACCGCCGAGTCCGTCGAATTCCGCGGCGTCGGCGGTTTCAGTGGCACGTTCTGGAGCGACAACATCGGCCAGGCGGAGGTCAGCGGCAACAACGGGCGTTACACGATCACCGGAAAGGCCGACGGGGCGTTCGACGACAAGCCCAGCGACGCCGTCACCGCAGACTTCCGGATTCAGACCAACTGCTGA
- a CDS encoding helix-turn-helix domain-containing protein — MREWRRRRRLSQLDLALAAGVSARHVSFIETGRSSPSRAMVLRLATALGVPQREQDRLFVAAGLAPVYAERSLDAPEMVAVRDGVRRVLTAYEPYPCVVVDRGWWILQANAGAGVLLDGVAPELLERPNALRIALHPGGLAPRIRNLGQWRTHLVERLCREVGSAGHAELGELLCEIESYPGGFEDSPDLGGVAVPLELEAADGRVLRFLSTVTTFGTALDLTAAELSIEAFLPADDATAAALR, encoded by the coding sequence ATGCGTGAATGGCGGCGTAGGCGCCGGCTCAGCCAGCTCGATCTCGCGCTGGCCGCCGGCGTGTCCGCGCGCCACGTCAGCTTCATCGAGACAGGCCGCTCCTCACCGAGCCGGGCGATGGTGCTGCGGCTGGCCACGGCTCTCGGTGTGCCGCAACGAGAACAGGACCGGCTGTTCGTCGCCGCGGGCCTGGCCCCGGTGTACGCCGAGCGCTCTCTGGACGCGCCCGAGATGGTCGCGGTGCGGGACGGGGTGCGCAGGGTGCTCACCGCCTACGAGCCGTACCCGTGCGTCGTGGTCGACCGTGGCTGGTGGATCCTGCAGGCGAACGCAGGGGCCGGTGTGCTGCTCGACGGCGTGGCGCCGGAGCTGCTCGAGCGGCCCAATGCGCTGCGCATCGCGCTGCACCCCGGCGGGCTGGCCCCCCGCATCCGCAACCTCGGGCAGTGGCGGACCCACCTCGTCGAGCGGCTCTGCCGCGAGGTCGGCAGCGCCGGACATGCAGAACTCGGTGAGCTGTTGTGTGAAATCGAGTCCTATCCCGGAGGTTTCGAGGACTCCCCCGACCTCGGCGGCGTCGCCGTGCCGCTGGAGCTGGAGGCCGCGGACGGCCGGGTGCTGAGGTTTCTGAGCACGGTCACCACATTCGGCACCGCCCTCGACCTCACGGCGGCCGAGCTGAGCATCGAAGCGTTCCTGCCCGCCGACGACGCTACCGCCGCCGCATTGCGTTGA
- a CDS encoding IS110 family transposase: MKSARNTLPTEPTNGLTCGIDWARDDHAVSIVDAKGREITRKTIGHHAVGLRDLLTTLQRVGVGEVAIERPDGPVVDALLEAGITVVVISPNQVKNLRGRYGSAGNKDDRFDAFVLADTLRTDRTRLRPLQPDSPATVALRQTCRARKNLVAHRVAIANQLRAHLMIVFPGAVGLFADIDSPISLAFLARFDCQDRADWLSVTRMANWLASVGYSGRTHASELHRRLTAAPRGATGIDGATITATFVEVLSTVSAQIKTLDQSIAEQLDAHADAHIFTSLPRSGTFRAARLLAEMGDCRARFPTPESLACLAGVAPSTRQSGKVKHVGFRWAADKQLRDAVCDFAGDSRRANPWAADLYNRARARGHDHPHAVRILARAWLYILWHCWHDEVAYDPTQHRALQKLINQDQPRAA, translated from the coding sequence ATGAAGTCTGCCCGAAATACCCTGCCAACGGAACCCACCAATGGGCTCACCTGTGGAATCGACTGGGCCCGCGATGATCACGCGGTCTCGATCGTCGATGCCAAAGGCCGCGAGATCACCCGCAAAACGATCGGTCACCACGCCGTTGGGCTGCGTGATCTGCTCACCACACTGCAGCGCGTCGGTGTCGGAGAAGTCGCCATCGAACGCCCCGACGGTCCGGTTGTAGATGCCCTGCTCGAGGCCGGGATCACCGTCGTGGTGATCAGTCCCAACCAGGTGAAGAACCTGCGCGGGCGCTACGGATCGGCCGGCAACAAAGACGACCGCTTCGACGCGTTCGTCCTGGCCGACACCTTGCGCACCGACCGGACCCGGCTGCGGCCCCTGCAGCCCGACAGCCCGGCCACCGTCGCCCTGCGTCAGACCTGTCGAGCCCGCAAAAATCTGGTCGCTCACCGCGTGGCGATCGCCAACCAGCTGCGGGCTCATCTGATGATCGTCTTTCCCGGCGCGGTCGGGCTGTTCGCCGATATCGACTCGCCGATCAGCCTGGCCTTTTTGGCCCGCTTTGACTGCCAGGACCGCGCCGACTGGCTCTCGGTCACCCGGATGGCCAACTGGCTGGCCAGCGTTGGCTACAGCGGCCGCACCCACGCCAGTGAACTGCACCGACGACTCACCGCCGCGCCTCGCGGCGCCACCGGTATCGACGGTGCCACCATCACCGCGACCTTCGTCGAGGTGTTGAGCACTGTGAGCGCCCAGATCAAAACCCTCGACCAGAGCATCGCCGAGCAACTCGACGCTCACGCCGATGCTCATATCTTCACCAGCCTGCCCCGCTCGGGCACCTTCCGTGCCGCCCGACTGCTCGCCGAAATGGGCGACTGCCGCGCACGGTTCCCCACCCCCGAATCGCTGGCGTGCCTGGCCGGAGTCGCCCCCTCCACCCGCCAGTCCGGGAAAGTCAAACACGTCGGATTCCGCTGGGCTGCAGACAAACAACTCCGCGACGCCGTATGCGATTTCGCCGGTGACAGTCGTCGAGCCAACCCCTGGGCTGCCGATCTCTACAACCGCGCCCGAGCCCGCGGACACGACCACCCCCACGCCGTGCGCATCCTCGCCCGCGCCTGGCTCTACATCCTCTGGCACTGCTGGCACGACGAAGTCGCCTACGATCCCACCCAACACAGGGCCCTCCAAAAGCTGATCAACCAGGATCAACCCAGGGCGGCTTGA
- a CDS encoding IS1380 family transposase — MQVSHRFAVSSAVFDDAHLVSCAGLVPVMTLADQTGLSQLLADKIRFTCERIRSGAAHPSPKLTTLIAGMCAGADSIDDLDVVRSGGMKTLFGGVYAPSTIGTLLREFTFGHARQLESVLREHLAALCGRVDLLPGADGRAFIDIDSLLRPVYGHAKQGASYGHTKIAGRQILRKGLSPLITTISTDHGAPVIAGARLRAGKANSGKGAARMIAQAAATARAAGVTGQILVRGDSAYGNSTVVTACHRAGVRFSLVLTKTAAVAAAIDAIPETAWTPVNYPGAVRDPDTGAWISDAEVAETTYTAFGSTKTPVTARLVVRRVKDARFLDALFPVWRYHPFFTNSDEPVDAADITHRRHAIIETVFADLIDGPLAHMPSGRFGANSAWILCAAIAHNLLRAVGVLAGGAHAVARGATLRRKIITIPARLARPQRQPILHLPAHWPWTEHWLTLWRNTIGYSPPEIATT, encoded by the coding sequence GTGCAAGTGTCCCATAGGTTCGCCGTGTCGTCGGCGGTCTTCGATGATGCACATCTCGTGTCGTGCGCCGGGCTGGTGCCGGTGATGACCCTGGCCGACCAGACCGGTCTGTCGCAGCTATTGGCCGACAAGATCCGGTTCACCTGTGAGCGGATCCGTTCGGGTGCGGCCCATCCGTCACCGAAGCTGACCACGCTGATCGCCGGGATGTGCGCCGGCGCGGACAGCATTGATGACCTAGACGTTGTGCGCTCGGGTGGGATGAAGACCCTCTTCGGTGGTGTGTACGCCCCGTCGACGATCGGAACCTTATTGCGGGAGTTCACCTTCGGGCATGCCCGCCAGCTCGAATCTGTCCTGCGCGAACACCTGGCCGCGCTGTGCGGGCGTGTCGATCTGTTGCCCGGCGCCGACGGACGGGCGTTCATCGACATCGACTCACTACTACGCCCGGTCTACGGGCACGCCAAGCAGGGCGCCAGCTACGGACACACCAAGATCGCCGGCAGGCAGATCCTGCGCAAAGGCCTCTCACCGTTGATCACCACGATCAGCACCGACCACGGTGCGCCGGTGATCGCCGGGGCGAGGTTGCGGGCGGGCAAGGCCAACTCCGGCAAGGGCGCAGCCCGCATGATCGCTCAAGCGGCCGCTACCGCCCGTGCTGCCGGGGTCACCGGGCAGATCCTGGTGCGTGGCGATTCGGCCTACGGCAATAGCACCGTGGTCACCGCCTGCCACCGAGCAGGTGTCCGGTTCTCGCTGGTGCTGACCAAGACCGCCGCAGTTGCCGCCGCCATTGACGCAATTCCCGAGACCGCGTGGACCCCGGTGAACTATCCCGGTGCTGTGCGTGACCCCGACACCGGCGCCTGGATCTCCGATGCCGAAGTCGCCGAAACCACCTACACAGCCTTCGGTTCCACCAAGACTCCGGTGACCGCCCGGTTGGTCGTGCGCCGGGTCAAAGACGCGCGGTTCCTCGATGCGCTGTTTCCGGTGTGGCGGTACCACCCGTTCTTCACCAATTCCGACGAACCCGTCGACGCCGCTGACATCACTCATCGCCGCCACGCCATCATCGAAACCGTGTTCGCCGACCTCATCGACGGACCTTTGGCGCACATGCCCTCGGGGCGGTTCGGCGCGAACTCGGCCTGGATCCTGTGCGCCGCGATCGCCCACAACCTGCTGCGCGCCGTCGGCGTCCTGGCCGGAGGTGCCCACGCGGTCGCCCGCGGGGCGACACTGCGCCGCAAGATAATCACTATCCCGGCCCGCCTGGCCCGTCCGCAACGCCAACCTATCCTGCACCTACCAGCGCACTGGCCCTGGACAGAGCACTGGCTCACGTTGTGGCGCAACACCATCGGCTACAGCCCACCAGAAATCGCCACCACCTGA
- a CDS encoding TetR/AcrR family transcriptional regulator produces MGEDVKRRYRSDLRAAQARGTRRRIVASAAELFVATGYGGTSVDAIATAAGVSRKTVFSAVGGKAELLSAALNFAIAGDDEPLPLAERPEVAALLELDDARALLTAWARMIADIDTRVSALFAALEAAASEDDSARELLEKLHTQRRAGARAVVDALTARDALRAGLSRSAAIDLACLFSDPAMHRHLVAGHGWSGSRFESWLAATLAHQLLTG; encoded by the coding sequence ATGGGTGAGGATGTCAAGCGCAGGTATCGGTCGGATCTGCGCGCCGCGCAGGCGCGCGGCACCCGGCGCCGGATCGTCGCCTCGGCGGCCGAGTTGTTCGTCGCCACCGGCTACGGAGGCACCTCGGTCGACGCGATCGCCACGGCGGCCGGGGTGAGCCGTAAGACGGTGTTCTCCGCGGTCGGCGGCAAAGCCGAACTACTCTCGGCGGCACTGAATTTCGCCATCGCCGGAGACGACGAGCCGCTGCCGTTGGCCGAGCGGCCCGAGGTGGCCGCGCTGCTGGAGCTGGACGATGCCCGTGCTCTGCTGACCGCGTGGGCACGGATGATCGCCGACATCGACACGCGGGTCTCAGCGCTGTTCGCCGCGCTGGAGGCCGCGGCGTCGGAGGACGACAGCGCGCGGGAGCTGTTGGAGAAGCTGCACACCCAGCGGCGCGCCGGCGCCCGTGCGGTGGTCGATGCGCTGACCGCGCGGGATGCGCTACGGGCCGGGTTGAGTCGTTCGGCCGCAATCGATCTGGCGTGTCTGTTCAGCGATCCCGCGATGCACCGTCATCTCGTTGCCGGCCATGGCTGGTCCGGGAGCCGCTTCGAGAGCTGGCTGGCCGCCACACTCGCCCACCAACTGCTCACCGGGTGA
- a CDS encoding NAD(P)/FAD-dependent oxidoreductase, with amino-acid sequence MRIVVVGAGPAGLFTAVALARRGGHVTVVERDAGPGRDGGWPRRGVMQFDHPHTFRGPVVDALQAEIPDALQAMLRVGASVETDPGGAPAALRIRRVTFERALRDVALAEPGLTLLPGCHVDGVLRDSGRVAAVDAGGRRLTADLVIDASGRSSRVMRALFGAGEVRPCGATYVSRQYRLADGAAPGPVNSPVGLSLQLAGYFAVVFLHEAGIFSVTITHAGTDDRLRLLRHRRVYDAAAEAIPMLADWVDPRRAQPLTPVLVGGRVHNTFRSPLGVDGRPAVPGLIAVGDSVCTTTPLAGRGVTLAFRQAQALVRALAADDVPAATVQFARWCAAEVRPWFVDHVHCDDDRMRRWAGGDVDLGRPLPSDLVVAAAVADPALRPAVRGYEQMTALPSSLDAVREGARAVYASGWRPPVAEGPDRQQLAQLCVTVGSRTLATV; translated from the coding sequence ATGCGCATAGTCGTCGTCGGCGCGGGACCGGCCGGCCTGTTCACCGCAGTCGCGCTGGCCCGTCGAGGCGGGCACGTCACCGTCGTCGAGCGCGACGCCGGTCCCGGCCGGGACGGCGGCTGGCCGCGCAGGGGGGTCATGCAGTTCGACCACCCCCACACGTTCCGCGGGCCGGTGGTCGACGCGCTGCAGGCGGAGATCCCCGATGCCCTGCAGGCAATGCTGCGCGTCGGGGCCTCGGTCGAGACCGACCCGGGCGGCGCCCCGGCTGCCCTGCGCATCCGGCGGGTGACGTTCGAACGGGCACTGCGCGACGTCGCGCTGGCCGAACCCGGGCTGACGCTGCTGCCCGGTTGTCACGTCGACGGGGTGTTGCGCGACTCCGGACGAGTGGCCGCTGTCGATGCGGGGGGCCGGCGCCTGACGGCCGACCTGGTCATCGACGCGTCCGGGCGGTCGAGCCGGGTGATGCGCGCGCTGTTCGGCGCCGGGGAGGTGCGACCGTGTGGCGCGACGTACGTCAGCAGGCAGTACCGGCTGGCTGACGGCGCCGCGCCGGGCCCGGTGAACTCGCCGGTCGGTCTGTCGCTGCAACTGGCCGGATATTTCGCGGTGGTGTTCCTCCACGAGGCCGGGATCTTCTCGGTCACGATCACCCACGCCGGCACCGATGACCGGCTGCGACTTCTGCGGCACCGTCGGGTCTATGACGCCGCGGCCGAGGCGATCCCGATGCTCGCCGACTGGGTCGATCCGCGCCGCGCGCAGCCGCTGACCCCGGTGCTCGTCGGCGGCCGCGTGCACAACACCTTCCGTTCCCCACTCGGCGTGGACGGCCGTCCCGCGGTTCCCGGGCTGATCGCCGTCGGAGACTCCGTCTGTACCACGACGCCGTTGGCCGGCAGAGGCGTCACGCTGGCGTTCCGCCAGGCACAGGCTCTGGTGCGCGCGCTGGCTGCAGACGACGTCCCGGCCGCCACGGTGCAGTTCGCCCGGTGGTGCGCCGCCGAGGTGCGTCCGTGGTTCGTCGACCATGTGCACTGCGACGATGACCGGATGCGGCGGTGGGCCGGTGGCGATGTGGATCTGGGCAGGCCGCTGCCCTCGGACCTGGTGGTCGCTGCGGCCGTGGCCGACCCGGCGCTGCGGCCGGCCGTCCGCGGGTACGAGCAGATGACTGCGCTGCCGTCGAGTCTGGACGCGGTGCGGGAGGGGGCCCGCGCCGTCTACGCCTCCGGCTGGCGACCCCCGGTGGCCGAGGGTCCCGACCGACAACAACTGGCTCAGTTGTGCGTCACCGTCGGCAGCCGGACGCTGGCCACGGTCTAG
- a CDS encoding cytochrome P450, translating into MATPTLPPGFDFTDPDLNRERLPVEELAELRRCAPIWWNAQTFGGAGPFGDGGYWVVTKHKDVKEISKRSDVFSSQEKTALPRYPEGSTGEQVETGSLVLLNMDAPRHTHLRKIISRGFTPRAVERLREDLDQRAQRIAKGAAAAGVGDFVEQVSCELPLQAIAGLLGVPLEDRKKLFDWSNQMVSDDDPEFAHHDNRNAATELIMYAMQLAAARAEHPGEDIVTTLIEADVDGHKLTDDEFGFFMVLLAVAGNETTRNSITHGMIAFTEHPDQWELFKRERPATAVDEIVRWATPVTSFQRTALQDYELSGVQIKKGQRVVMSYRSANFDEEVFDDPFRFDILRDPNPHVGFGGTGAHYCIGANLARMTIELMFNAIADHLPDLTSAGPPDRLRSGWLNGIKHWQVDYSGGCPVAH; encoded by the coding sequence ATGGCGACTCCCACGCTCCCGCCCGGATTCGACTTCACCGACCCCGACCTGAACCGCGAGCGTCTGCCTGTGGAGGAACTCGCCGAACTGCGCCGCTGCGCCCCGATCTGGTGGAACGCGCAGACCTTCGGCGGCGCGGGTCCCTTCGGCGACGGCGGCTACTGGGTGGTGACCAAACACAAAGACGTCAAGGAGATCTCCAAGCGCAGCGACGTGTTCTCCAGCCAGGAGAAGACCGCACTGCCGCGCTACCCGGAGGGTTCTACCGGCGAGCAGGTGGAGACCGGAAGTCTGGTGCTGCTCAACATGGATGCGCCACGGCACACCCACCTCCGCAAGATCATCTCGCGCGGATTCACGCCCCGTGCGGTCGAACGTCTGCGCGAGGACCTCGACCAGCGCGCGCAGCGCATCGCCAAGGGCGCGGCGGCCGCCGGAGTCGGCGACTTCGTCGAACAGGTGTCCTGCGAGCTGCCCTTGCAGGCCATCGCCGGTCTGCTTGGCGTGCCTCTGGAAGACCGCAAGAAGCTCTTCGACTGGTCCAATCAGATGGTCAGCGACGACGACCCTGAGTTCGCCCATCACGACAACCGCAATGCCGCAACCGAATTGATCATGTATGCGATGCAGCTGGCCGCGGCCCGGGCCGAGCATCCCGGCGAGGACATCGTCACCACGCTGATCGAGGCTGACGTCGACGGACACAAGCTGACCGACGACGAGTTCGGCTTCTTCATGGTGCTGCTGGCTGTCGCAGGCAACGAGACCACGCGCAACTCGATTACCCACGGCATGATCGCGTTCACCGAGCACCCCGACCAGTGGGAGTTGTTCAAACGCGAGCGCCCCGCCACCGCCGTCGACGAGATTGTGCGCTGGGCCACCCCGGTCACCTCGTTCCAGCGCACCGCGCTGCAGGACTACGAACTGTCCGGCGTGCAGATCAAGAAGGGGCAGCGCGTGGTCATGTCGTACCGGTCGGCGAACTTCGACGAGGAGGTCTTCGACGACCCGTTCAGGTTCGACATCCTGCGCGATCCGAACCCGCACGTCGGCTTCGGCGGCACCGGTGCGCACTACTGCATCGGCGCCAACCTGGCGCGGATGACCATCGAGCTGATGTTCAACGCGATCGCCGACCACCTGCCCGATCTCACCTCGGCCGGCCCTCCCGACCGGCTGCGGTCCGGTTGGCTCAACGGGATCAAGCACTGGCAGGTCGACTACTCGGGCGGCTGCCCGGTGGCGCACTAG